One window from the genome of Microscilla marina ATCC 23134 encodes:
- a CDS encoding C10 family peptidase produces the protein MKRLFTTLFMSLLLIGNLAADPIQKSTAVSVALNWLSSQNGNQRTTGNQKTVKSCEAVVYKGMTVYYLVSYNEGGYVIVSADDKAKPVLGYSETNPLDDSFQNPVIQNWMKNYKIYVYDLVKTQQKARRTSYRAAWSRLTRNESKRVKTKVEPMMSDILYSQGSGWNAQCPEDEKGPSGRALVGCVATAMGQVMRFWEHPRQGQGSRTYNHNTYGELSADFGNTIYDWSAMSKSRADEHNAQLLYHCGVSVRMNYSGESSGAYSRDVVTALKNYFRYDRGISMIYKSRYSAQDWSDKMKEELSEGRPVLYSARSTLTTNAGHLFALDGYEVTNEGDYFSINWGWAGRSNGYFYLTEMITHGGDHNWVESNAAIIGIKPVNAAPEFTSVPAASIAANQTFTYNVTVMDADGDDVTLSLVSGPAWLTLAKENGQYVLRGTPDAGQAGAAQVVIAANDGKESAEQTFNIWIKATSKMVDFETNDFTQAAFSFTDDKQWELTQAVSMAGYGVKSLTIADNQSTEVAITETFNEGAAVAFNFKVSSERKYDFLRFFIDGEEQGKWSGDINWTSISFAVPAGEHTLTWAYTKDGSQKRGDDAAYLDNIELINPKVGQTPQIAIDFETTDFSQEAFTFSGTSNDFKWEVTQTGGATGYAAKSQTITHDEKVSMSITKTFGANGAVFFDRKVSSEGNYDFLEFYVDGQLQEKWSGNVDWSRVNFSVAAGEHTLTWTYNKDYSVSSGDDAAWVDNIELVGVDNGTDQRLAAPTTVTTLKQNFPNPAQYSTQIGFELAEAGKVKVDVLNLSGKVVTTVLNQALEAGAHRVQLNTTGLQKGIYIYRLAVAGKVFTKTMVVK, from the coding sequence ATGAAGCGATTATTTACTACTCTTTTTATGAGCTTATTGCTCATAGGAAACCTTGCTGCTGACCCTATCCAAAAGTCGACAGCAGTTAGTGTTGCACTCAACTGGCTTTCTAGCCAAAACGGAAACCAAAGAACTACAGGAAACCAAAAAACAGTAAAAAGCTGTGAAGCTGTAGTGTACAAAGGCATGACAGTATACTACCTTGTGTCTTACAACGAAGGTGGTTATGTGATTGTATCTGCTGATGATAAAGCCAAGCCTGTATTGGGCTATTCAGAAACAAATCCTTTGGATGATTCTTTCCAAAATCCGGTGATTCAGAACTGGATGAAAAACTACAAAATTTATGTATACGACCTGGTAAAAACTCAACAAAAGGCAAGAAGAACTTCTTATAGAGCTGCCTGGAGCCGTTTGACCCGCAACGAGTCTAAGCGTGTAAAAACCAAGGTAGAGCCTATGATGTCTGACATCTTGTATAGCCAGGGAAGTGGCTGGAACGCTCAGTGTCCAGAAGACGAAAAAGGACCTAGCGGACGTGCTTTGGTTGGTTGTGTAGCTACTGCTATGGGTCAAGTAATGAGATTCTGGGAGCACCCACGCCAGGGACAAGGTTCAAGAACTTATAACCACAATACGTATGGTGAATTGTCGGCTGATTTTGGCAACACTATTTACGACTGGTCGGCTATGTCAAAGTCAAGAGCTGACGAGCACAACGCACAACTATTGTATCACTGTGGAGTTTCTGTAAGAATGAACTACAGTGGAGAGTCTTCTGGAGCATACTCTAGAGACGTAGTAACTGCATTGAAAAATTATTTCCGTTACGATCGTGGCATCAGCATGATCTACAAAAGCCGTTACTCTGCCCAGGACTGGTCTGACAAAATGAAAGAAGAGCTTTCAGAAGGACGTCCTGTATTGTATTCGGCAAGAAGTACCTTAACTACCAACGCTGGTCACTTGTTTGCCTTAGATGGTTATGAAGTAACAAACGAAGGTGATTACTTCAGCATTAACTGGGGATGGGCTGGACGCTCTAACGGTTATTTTTACCTAACCGAGATGATTACACACGGTGGTGACCACAACTGGGTAGAAAGCAACGCGGCTATTATTGGTATCAAACCTGTAAATGCTGCCCCTGAGTTTACTTCTGTTCCTGCTGCAAGTATTGCTGCCAACCAAACTTTTACTTACAATGTAACTGTAATGGATGCAGACGGTGATGACGTAACCCTTTCTTTAGTTTCTGGCCCTGCTTGGTTAACTCTTGCTAAAGAGAATGGTCAATATGTATTGCGTGGTACTCCTGATGCTGGTCAGGCAGGTGCTGCTCAGGTAGTAATTGCTGCCAACGATGGCAAAGAATCTGCAGAGCAAACCTTCAATATCTGGATCAAGGCTACCTCTAAAATGGTTGATTTTGAAACCAACGACTTTACTCAAGCGGCGTTCTCGTTTACCGATGACAAACAATGGGAGCTTACTCAAGCAGTATCAATGGCTGGTTATGGAGTAAAATCTTTGACTATTGCCGATAACCAAAGTACTGAAGTAGCGATTACTGAAACTTTCAACGAAGGTGCTGCGGTAGCGTTCAACTTCAAGGTTTCGTCTGAAAGAAAATACGACTTTTTGCGATTCTTTATTGACGGAGAAGAGCAAGGCAAATGGAGTGGCGATATCAACTGGACAAGCATCAGTTTTGCGGTACCTGCTGGTGAGCATACTTTGACTTGGGCTTATACCAAAGACGGTTCACAGAAAAGAGGCGATGATGCTGCTTACTTAGACAATATTGAATTGATTAATCCTAAAGTAGGACAAACTCCTCAAATTGCTATTGACTTCGAAACTACTGATTTTAGCCAAGAGGCTTTCACTTTTAGTGGTACTAGCAACGACTTCAAATGGGAAGTAACCCAAACTGGCGGAGCTACTGGTTATGCGGCAAAATCGCAAACTATTACTCACGACGAAAAAGTGAGCATGTCAATCACCAAAACGTTTGGTGCCAACGGTGCCGTTTTCTTTGACAGAAAAGTTTCTTCTGAGGGCAACTACGACTTCTTAGAGTTTTATGTAGATGGTCAATTGCAAGAAAAATGGAGTGGCAATGTAGACTGGAGCCGTGTAAACTTTAGCGTAGCAGCTGGTGAGCATACCCTTACCTGGACCTACAACAAAGACTACTCTGTGTCTTCTGGTGATGATGCTGCCTGGGTTGATAACATCGAGTTGGTGGGTGTAGACAATGGTACTGACCAACGTTTGGCTGCGCCTACTACTGTAACTACTTTGAAGCAAAACTTCCCTAACCCTGCCCAATACAGCACTCAAATTGGTTTTGAGTTGGCTGAGGCTGGTAAGGTAAAAGTAGACGTGTTAAACTTGTCAGGTAAAGTGGTAACTACTGTGTTGAAC
- a CDS encoding GlsB/YeaQ/YmgE family stress response membrane protein — translation MTIASIIVWMLLGALSGWIASKLIGGIGTGLLGTILIGIAGSFLGGWLGSVLKISGATVGGLSLPSIFTAIFGSVVLLFLIKSLRR, via the coding sequence ATGACAATCGCAAGTATTATAGTATGGATGCTATTAGGAGCACTTTCTGGATGGATAGCAAGTAAGCTGATTGGTGGCATAGGCACCGGATTGCTTGGCACCATATTAATTGGTATAGCAGGTAGCTTTTTAGGAGGCTGGCTTGGTTCTGTACTCAAAATATCAGGGGCAACAGTTGGAGGGTTGAGCCTTCCCAGCATATTTACCGCAATATTTGGTTCTGTAGTATTACTGTTTCTTATTAAATCGCTGAGACGTTAA
- a CDS encoding 5-(carboxyamino)imidazole ribonucleotide synthase, translating to MQKVGILGGGQLGRMLIQAGIDFDLDISVLDPDPNAPCKLFANRFEVGKLTDFDTVYQFGQTVDVLTIEIESVNVDALEKLHQEGKKVFPQPQVIRTIQDKRLQKQFYQTHQIPSPEFVLIDNKGQLADHADFLPAFQKLGKDGYDGRGVQKLTSPNDFEHGFDKPSLLEKLVDIDKEISVIVARNESGGMRTFPVVELVFHPAHNLVDYLLAPAQITPEQAAQAEALAQEVMLKLDMVGLLAIELFLTKEGKILVNEVAPRPHNSGHHTIKANGTSQYEQLWRAILNLPLGDTSAQSLAAMVNVLGASGHTGNAHYEGVNDTLGVKGAYLHLYGKKLTKPSRKMGHVTILDQTLQGLEEKIDLIKRSIKVVSK from the coding sequence ATGCAAAAAGTAGGTATATTAGGAGGTGGGCAACTGGGACGTATGTTGATCCAGGCAGGCATTGATTTCGACCTTGATATTAGTGTGTTAGATCCTGACCCCAACGCACCCTGTAAATTGTTTGCCAACAGGTTTGAAGTAGGTAAACTTACTGATTTTGATACGGTGTATCAGTTTGGGCAAACTGTCGATGTGCTTACCATAGAGATAGAGAGTGTAAATGTAGATGCATTGGAGAAACTGCACCAGGAAGGAAAAAAAGTTTTTCCTCAACCCCAGGTCATTCGAACTATTCAAGACAAACGTTTACAAAAGCAATTTTATCAAACACATCAAATTCCTTCGCCTGAGTTTGTGCTCATAGACAATAAGGGGCAGTTGGCTGATCACGCTGACTTCTTGCCTGCTTTTCAGAAATTGGGCAAAGATGGATACGATGGGCGAGGGGTACAAAAACTTACCAGTCCCAATGATTTTGAACATGGATTTGACAAACCCAGTTTGCTCGAAAAGCTGGTAGACATTGACAAGGAAATTTCGGTCATTGTAGCACGTAACGAAAGCGGAGGCATGCGCACTTTCCCTGTGGTCGAGCTGGTGTTTCATCCTGCACACAACTTGGTAGACTACTTGTTGGCACCCGCCCAAATTACCCCCGAACAAGCTGCTCAGGCCGAAGCCCTGGCACAAGAGGTAATGCTTAAACTAGATATGGTAGGCTTGCTGGCAATAGAGTTGTTTTTGACCAAAGAAGGCAAAATTTTAGTAAATGAAGTGGCCCCTCGACCTCATAATAGTGGGCATCATACAATCAAAGCCAATGGTACCTCACAATATGAGCAACTTTGGCGGGCTATTTTGAATTTACCTTTGGGAGACACCAGTGCACAGAGTTTGGCGGCAATGGTGAATGTGTTGGGGGCAAGCGGGCATACTGGCAATGCACATTATGAGGGAGTAAACGATACTTTGGGGGTAAAGGGGGCTTATTTGCATTTGTATGGTAAAAAGCTAACCAAACCTTCGCGCAAAATGGGGCACGTGACTATTCTTGACCAAACGCTGCAAGGGCTCGAAGAAAAGATTGACCTGATTAAGCGGAGCATCAAGGTGGTAAGTAAATGA
- a CDS encoding D-Ala-D-Ala carboxypeptidase family metallohydrolase, translated as MPDQIMKTQNEGANTQNKSKSQVVHNQTIKTNQTPHKAKRGAVIQRKTTPSKTEKWTFSQFEKAYNTPVDQSELTTEEKKYFEEYEKRAQVYLDRAGSKWGGKTKITGSMFANAARWSYLHYGKDMSKVVPVEFALAQAQFESHLGMTGRSASKNPFNIGEYNNSTASFVSKVKDGDMGVAMYYHLMAEDYLSARTSDELLENFVNERGSRYQVDDGGVSDKSYEADVKKQMGFIGRYADKNGAKFTTTTPDKKTTTAKKTTSNPVETVYKKYSSGKIDMIALGTALVPLAKSHASHILQVFDKLPWLHRDNLAYVMTNHGGSALASFDKKVLQRISDELDAVPWISRTYTATQIQKKKVDALLGGQKKQPSSKKGIVTASSLNVRKGAGANFGKNGKAIKNGAEITILETKNGWHRIGDHRWVSAKYVSLVKTEEKDKNTKGKSSVPTSTNFKASEFDCHDGTAVPPEYYPNVQNLMKQLEILRTEMGASIAINSSYRTPSHNKAVGGKANSQHLYAKAADIVVKGYTPKQVHTKIEALTKAGKMTQGGLGLYKTFVHYDIRGTKARWDLS; from the coding sequence ATGCCTGATCAAATAATGAAAACCCAAAATGAGGGTGCCAATACACAAAACAAGTCTAAATCGCAAGTTGTACACAATCAAACTATTAAAACCAACCAAACTCCTCATAAGGCTAAGCGTGGAGCAGTAATACAGCGAAAAACCACGCCTTCTAAAACAGAAAAATGGACGTTTAGCCAATTCGAGAAAGCCTACAACACCCCGGTAGACCAAAGTGAACTCACCACCGAAGAAAAAAAATACTTTGAGGAGTATGAAAAACGCGCACAAGTATACCTCGATCGTGCCGGAAGCAAATGGGGCGGAAAAACCAAGATTACCGGAAGTATGTTTGCCAATGCTGCCCGCTGGAGCTACCTGCACTATGGCAAAGACATGAGCAAGGTAGTACCAGTAGAGTTTGCACTTGCCCAGGCTCAATTTGAGTCTCACCTGGGAATGACAGGACGAAGTGCATCAAAAAACCCGTTTAACATTGGAGAATATAACAACAGTACTGCATCGTTTGTGAGCAAAGTAAAAGATGGAGATATGGGAGTAGCCATGTACTATCACCTCATGGCAGAAGACTACCTCTCGGCGCGCACCTCAGACGAATTGCTCGAAAACTTTGTCAATGAACGCGGAAGTCGATATCAGGTAGACGATGGTGGAGTAAGTGACAAAAGCTATGAGGCCGATGTAAAAAAGCAAATGGGGTTTATTGGCAGGTATGCCGATAAAAACGGGGCTAAATTCACCACTACTACTCCTGACAAAAAAACTACTACCGCTAAAAAAACCACCAGCAACCCGGTAGAGACAGTCTATAAAAAATATAGTAGCGGCAAAATAGATATGATTGCCTTGGGCACAGCACTGGTGCCATTGGCAAAGTCGCATGCCTCGCATATATTACAGGTATTTGATAAACTCCCCTGGCTGCACCGCGATAACCTGGCGTATGTAATGACCAACCACGGAGGCAGTGCGCTGGCATCGTTTGATAAAAAAGTATTGCAACGAATAAGTGATGAGCTAGACGCTGTTCCTTGGATTAGCCGCACATATACAGCCACCCAAATACAAAAGAAAAAGGTGGATGCGTTGCTAGGCGGACAAAAAAAACAGCCTTCTTCTAAGAAAGGAATTGTAACGGCAAGCTCGCTGAATGTACGCAAGGGGGCAGGAGCCAATTTTGGAAAAAATGGTAAGGCAATCAAAAATGGCGCAGAAATTACCATATTAGAAACCAAAAACGGATGGCACCGTATTGGCGACCACCGCTGGGTATCGGCTAAGTATGTGTCGTTGGTAAAAACCGAAGAAAAAGACAAAAATACTAAAGGCAAAAGTAGTGTGCCTACCTCCACCAACTTCAAGGCATCAGAGTTTGATTGTCACGATGGCACTGCAGTACCCCCTGAGTATTATCCCAACGTACAAAACCTTATGAAACAACTGGAAATATTACGCACCGAAATGGGGGCAAGCATTGCCATTAATTCCTCTTATCGCACCCCAAGCCATAACAAGGCAGTAGGGGGCAAAGCAAATAGCCAACATTTGTATGCTAAAGCTGCCGATATAGTCGTTAAAGGGTATACTCCTAAACAAGTACATACCAAAATAGAAGCGTTGACTAAAGCCGGAAAAATGACCCAAGGCGGGCTGGGGCTTTACAAAACATTTGTACATTATGACATTAGGGGTACTAAAGCCCGCTGGGACTTAAGTTAA